The genomic window TAATATTAAGAGAATCTAAGCGTGGTACCACAGGCGGTGGGTTTGTCGCAGTAGGATTAGTTAATTTAAAGGCAAACTTCATGCTTTTATTAACTTTAACCTTTAAAGTTTTAATCGCTCCATACGCAATTGTAGATTCTACAGGTTTGGCTGTATTTGTGCTATCGGTAATTACAACACTAGAGCCTAGTGTATAACCAAGATTTAAAAAAGTTAGTTTAGCTGAATCAAGATCTGGTTTTACATCATCGGTATAAACTTTCAACTTTGCAGGATCGCCAGTTTTTTCTTTATAATAGAAAACAGAATAATTCTGCCCGATTTTAAATGTTTGCTCTCCTAGTGAAGCTACATCAACACCGGTATTTATATTTCGTGTGGTTATATTATAAGCAGCATCGCCTGCAACGACGACATAACTTGTGTTTGTATTGTAAGCAACAGGTGTTCCTATTTGTATTCCGTTTAAATAGAAACTTTGTGTAGTATCAGTCGAAGCAGCCTGAAAGAATCGAACTTTAGCATCACCTTCAATTAAATTATCGTTTTTGATGCATGAGCTGATTAAAACGGCAAGTATAAGAAGAAGAAATATTTTAGGAAACAATACTTTGTTTTTCATAATTAATCGCTGATGCTAATAAAACGTAAAGATAGCTGAAAGCATATTAAACTTTGAAATTAATTATCGGTAATGATATGTGCTTCTAATGTTGCTGCCGTTGTACCACTAAACCAAATGGTATATATCTTGCCCCCCTCTAAAGCCGTACTTTGGATGGTTTTAACATTACCAGAGCCTACTACATTATATCTTAAATTGAATCCAGTATCTACTGTAAAATAGCTTGACGCTTCTTTAAAAGCCAATCCATTAACAAACTGGGTACCGCCCTGTACCATAACATTTATGCCCGTGGCAAAATTTGGCGTCAGATTAATTAGTTTGATTTTAGCTTTATCTGACTCTGTATTACTTAAATTATCTTCATAACTTACTATTTCCATCTCTCCTTTTTTATTGGTAACCAAAAAAGTAGTGTAGGTAATAGATGGTGTAAAGTTTAAAGAGGTATCTGTAGTTGTATTATTTGTGCCGGCATATGAAACATTTCTATTGCCTGAAGGTATTTTTACATAATCGCTGGTTTCGCCAAAAGCTAAAGCAACAGTGGTTAGTTTTTCATTATCTAAATAAACATCCTGATGCACATTGGCCTGCGATGCATTGACCATTT from Flavobacterium sp. W4I14 includes these protein-coding regions:
- a CDS encoding hypothetical protein (product_source=Hypo-rule applied; pfam=PF14344; superfamily=63829); the protein is MKIYNNLSKSLILLTILCSIGLSSCKKENPDEVVKGQAKVKMVNASQANVHQDVYLDNEKLTTVALAFGETSDYVKIPSGNRNVSYAGTNNTTTDTSLNFTPSITYTTFLVTNKKGEMEIVSYEDNLSNTESDKAKIKLINLTPNFATGINVMVQGGTQFVNGLAFKEASSYFTVDTGFNLRYNVVGSGNVKTIQSTALEGGKIYTIWFSGTTAATLEAHIITDN
- a CDS encoding hypothetical protein (product_source=Hypo-rule applied; superfamily=53671; transmembrane_helix_parts=Inside_1_4,TMhelix_5_24,Outside_25_233), with the translated sequence MKNKVLFPKIFLLLILAVLISSCIKNDNLIEGDAKVRFFQAASTDTTQSFYLNGIQIGTPVAYNTNTSYVVVAGDAAYNITTRNINTGVDVASLGEQTFKIGQNYSVFYYKEKTGDPAKLKVYTDDVKPDLDSAKLTFLNLGYTLGSSVVITDSTNTAKPVESTIAYGAIKTLKVKVNKSMKFAFKLTNPTATNPPPVVPRLDSLNINNGRVYLILFDGDKKGELKNRIISAN